The Mangifera indica cultivar Alphonso chromosome 19, CATAS_Mindica_2.1, whole genome shotgun sequence nucleotide sequence ATTTTTGCTCTCAACAGATGCTTCTGGGATCCAATGTAACAGTGGCTGTTCAGGACCCAATTTTTCCAGTTAATATTTCAGGAGCTTGTTAGTTTTTCCGGTTTTTCTGCTAAACttcttttgaaaaaatcacattttttcttaATGGACTATGTGTTTGGAACAGGCATATATAGATTCTAGCGTTATTGTTGGTCAGGCTGGCAAGTTCCAACAAGAAACTGGGAAATACAGGAAAATTACCTACATGAAATGTGGGCCTGAGAACAATTTTTTTCCGGATTTATCAACAAATCCACGGACAGATATAATTTTCTTCTGTTCTCCAAACAATCCAACGGGCCATGCTGCATCTTGGCAGCAACTAAAACAACTAGTGGAGTTTGCAAAGGCAAATggatcaataataatttatgactCCGCATATTCTGCTTATATAACAGACTCAAGCCccagatcaatctttgaaattCCTGGAGCAAGAGAGGTCGGCTTTCAAGAAATCAATTGTTCTGATTTTAATGtgaaaactgtttttttttttttttgtatgataAAGTTTGCCTATATTGTGTGAATAGGTAGCCATTGAAATTTCGTCCTTCTCCAAATTCGCCGGTTTCACAGGTGTCCGCCTTGGTTGGACAGTGGTCCCTGAAGAGCTTTGTTACTCTAATGGATATCCAGTCATAAAGGACTTCGACCGCATTGTGTGCACTTGCTTCAATGGTGCTTCAAATATTTCACAGGCGGGAGGGCTAGCCTGCCTTTCTCCAGACGGTTACCAGGTACCTCAATTTCCTTTCCAATTCATGTTTTATCTTGTGTAGAATTAACTTCTTCCCTTCTGCGAAATTGGTTTCAGGCTTTGATCAGTGTAGTTGACTACTACAAGGACAACGCCAGGATAATCGTTGATGCATTTGAATCACTTGGGTTGAAGGTTTACGGCGGGAAGAACGCACCTTACGTATGGGTGCATTTTCCAGGCATGAGTTCTTGGGATGTATTTGCAGAAATTCTTGAGAAAACCCACATTGTCACTGTTCCGGGAAGCGGATTCGGCCCTGGCGGCGAAGAATACATCAGAGTCAGTTCATTTGGACATAAACAAAGCATACTAGAAGCTTCCACCAGGCTCAAAATTTTGTTGTAGATGCTGATGTATGAGTCTGAATAACTGCGCACCATACAAGGATAAAGACAATAAATGAAGACTTCATGATACATTTCAGAATAGACAAATATTGGCTTCGTTTCAGGATATAATAGAATTTAAATCCAATCCCATGTAGCAATCCAACAAGAAGGACCACTTTCAGTGCCGCCCAAACAGAAGCGTCAACAAATAAGCCCTCGTGGCTCTTGGCGCTAGTAAAAAGAAGCCAATGGCTTGCAAACTCATCACATTAACAAATTCCATTTCACATCAACCTCACTAGTAAAAATGCGAATTATTCGTATTTAATTCACGTTCTTATTTAATTCATGTTTCTATTTAATTCCCATTTTAAATAGGCCATGTCTTCTCCTGGGGACTGTGTGGCCGAGACATATGTGGTAAGTAAGATATTGCAAAAGGGAAAGATGAAGAAAGAAGGAAGAGGAAAGATTGAAGGCGTTGATTCACAAGAGAAGATATGATTCAAAAGTCACTTTGCTTTTGCTTTGCAAATATGCTTTTGATGTGAGGGTTATATGACTTGAGATGCTTCataaataagattcaaaagTCGCTTTGCTTGAATTCTTTTACCAAGTAAAACCCATAACAGTTAAATGACTACAACGATTTAAAAATAGCAGAGACTCGGTTAGCTTTCATAGTTTGACTTTGACACCTTCGACTTcgaaattggatttttttttttttcattttcattcataattAATAGCCTGCTAAACTCTTAATCACATTCTGGCCGGGTCAAACAAGCGTTAAGTACAATTCTggtagatgatgtattattagggtcaaatgactattttccaaaGTTTTATGGTTAATCTCGGAATTACACTTATTACAGATTAAAattctaaacttttatttata carries:
- the LOC123202900 gene encoding probable LL-diaminopimelate aminotransferase, chloroplastic, with amino-acid sequence MCARSKTLQESKSLKRFIYYSTMSSSRICIPHANILQPKKNWNSSKSNNGWKPGHFTEVPRNANMESLRTRYLFPELLIHETEHARKYPNARLIRLGIGDTTEPIPEIITSSMAEHALALSTVQGYKGNGAEQGNMPLRMAIAEILYKDMGIKAEEIFVSDGAQCDISRLQMLLGSNVTVAVQDPIFPAYIDSSVIVGQAGKFQQETGKYRKITYMKCGPENNFFPDLSTNPRTDIIFFCSPNNPTGHAASWQQLKQLVEFAKANGSIIIYDSAYSAYITDSSPRSIFEIPGAREVAIEISSFSKFAGFTGVRLGWTVVPEELCYSNGYPVIKDFDRIVCTCFNGASNISQAGGLACLSPDGYQALISVVDYYKDNARIIVDAFESLGLKVYGGKNAPYVWVHFPGMSSWDVFAEILEKTHIVTVPGSGFGPGGEEYIRVSSFGHKQSILEASTRLKILL